A segment of the Myxococcus guangdongensis genome:
CACCAAGAGCGCCACCCGGTGGGACAGTCGCGCTTGAGCAACACGCAGGCCCAGTCCGCGCTCATGGGCTTCACCCCGGAGGTCCTCGCGCTGCGCGAGCTGATGAACGGCCTCTTGCGCCTGCCCGCCATCAACCAGCGGCTGGCCGAGTAGCTCGGCGGATTGGATGTCGCCTTCCCCGACGCGCCCATCCCCGCGCCCCCCCTGCCAGGATGGACGGGACGCAGGCTCCCCGACTGGACGCTGCGGCTCGCCGGCGGAGGCCAGCGCTCGCTCTACTCCGGCCTCCATGACGGCCACTGGCTGTGGCTGCACGCGAAACAGACCGCCGCGCCGCCCTCGGACTGGGAGCCCGCCCCGGGCTGGCGCCCCCGCGTGAATGTCCTGGCGCTGGAGACTTCCACCGACACTGGCCCGCTCAAGGGCGTGGACGGACTGCTCGTGCGTCCGGATGGCCATGTGGCCTGGGCTTGGACGGCCTCCGCGTGAAAGCGGATGTTTGGTGTTTCACCTTTCAGGGAGACATCGCGCATACCGAGACGCGTCATATGACTCTGCTAGGGTGTCGACCTTCAGAGGTTCTCCCCTGCGGACACGCTTCACGACAGGTTTCTTCCGGGCTTGGGGTACGGCCGCCCTGCTCTTCCTGCTTCCCTGGGTCGTCTACGGAAGCACCGTCTCGCTGCGCTACGGCCTGCGGGACGACTACGCGATTCTGCGCGAGGCGCGCGAGGAGCCCGGGAAGATTCTCCGCGTCTGCGGCGCCATGGGCCGTCCGCTGTATGGCTGGATGCTGGAGCGCACCACGCGCGCGGCCGAGGACCTGGAGGGGCTGCGCGGCCTGCGGGCCCTGGCGATACTCGGCCTGGGGCTGCTCGCCGTGGCGCTCTATCTGCTCTTGCGCGCCGAGGGTTGGAAGCAGGTGCCCGCCGCGCTGCTGGCCGCGTTCATCCCGCTGATTCCCTCCGCGCAGGTCGTCGCCAACTGGAGCATCTGCTGGCCGCAGGCCGTGGCCCTGCTCGCGAGCACGGGGGCCTTCGCGCTGACGAGACAGGCCATCGGCGTGGATGGCGCGTGGCGCGGTGGCGTCCGGGGGCGGCTGCTCCTGGTGGGAGGCGCGCTGACGCTGGCGGCGTCGACGCTCATCTACCAGGCCAGCGGTCCGTTCTACGCGGTGCTGCTCGCGGCGGTGCTGGTGACGCGGCGACACGAGGACGCGAGAGCGCCGACGCGCTGGCTGTTGCGCCACGTGTCCGTGCTGGGCGTGGGCCTGGGGCTGGCGTACGTCGTCACGCGCCTGAGCTTCGCGGTGGGGATGTTCACCCCCTCGCCGCGCATGGCGCTGGAGCGGCACCTGCTGGACAAGGCGGCGTGGTTCGTCACCCAGGTGCTGCCCAACGCCCTGGCGCTGACGGCCATCGACGACACGGACGCCGCGCCCGCGTGGGGTTACTGGCCCATGGTGGGGGTGACGCTGGGCGTGCTCCTCCTGACGCTCGTCGTCGAGGGACGGCGCGCGGGACGCACGGGCGTGGCCACGTGGCTGCTCGCGCTGGTGGGGCTGTCGGGCGTCGCGTACTGCGCCAGCCTGCTCGCCGGTGAGCGCTGGCCCACCTACCGCACGCTCTTCGCGCTGGCGGGGGTGTGGAGCGCCTTCTTCTTCGCGGGCGTGGTGAAGCTGGGTGAGCAGTGGCCCCGGCACGGGCCGCGCGTGGCCGGCGCGGTGCTGGCGCTGCTGGTCGCGGTGAGCGCGCTGCTCGCGCATCAACAGTCGCTGGAGCTGTTCGCCTGGCCCCAGCTGCGGGAGCTGGAGCTGATGCGCCAGGGGGCCGCCGCGCTCGCCCCCGCGCGCACGCCGCGCGTCTTCGTGCTCACCGCCCGACAGACGGACTCCTCCGCGCCGCTGCGCTACCTGGACGAGTTCGGCTCGGTGTCCGTCGACACCGAGTGGGTGGCCAAGGAGCTCTTCGCCCTGGCCGTCCGGGAGCGCTTCCCCGACGTGCGCGTCGACTACCGCTTCGACGCCGGACCGGTGCTACCCCAGGCGCGGGCCTACGACATCCTCGTCGACATGAGGCAGTTGCGGACGGCCACCTCCCGGCCCATCCAGCTCGCCCGCTGACGCTGGCGCCCACGGGACACACTTCCCCGTTGACGCGGGGGAGCCCATGGAGGGATGCCCCCGACTCGTGCCCTCCTACGAACAGATTTTCGAGAACAACCGCCGCTGGTCCGCCGCCAAGACGAAGGACGACCCGCGGTACTTCGAACGACTGTCCGCGGAACAGAACCCCGAGTACCTCTACATCGGCTGCTCCGACAGCCGGGTGCCCGCCAACGAAATCATGGGCGTGGAGCCCGGGGACGTCTTCGTCCACCGCAACGTCGCGAACCTCATCAACAACGTCGACCTGAACGTGATGTCGGTCATCAACTACGCCGTGCGCCAGCTGTCGGTGAAGCGCATCATCGTCTGCGGCCACTACGGCTGCGGGGGCGTGCGGGCCGCCATGCAGCCCCGGGACCTGGGCATCCTCAACCCGTGGCTGCGCAACGTGCGCGACGTCTACCGCCTGCACAAGGCGGAGCTGGACGCGCTCGAGGACGGCGAGGCGCGCTATGCACGGCTGGTGGAGCTCAACGTCACCGAGCAGTGCATCAGCGTCATCAAGACGGCCGCGGTGCAGCGCTCGTACGTGGAGACGGGATTCCCCACCGTGCACGGCTGGGTGTTCGACATGCGCACCGGCCTGCTGAGGGACCTGGAGCTGGACTTCCCCCAGCTGCTGCGCGGCGTGCAGGAGGTCTACAACCTCACCGACAAGGACTCGATTTTCTAGGGGTCCCAGGCTCCGCGCCGGGACCACCGGCGCGGAGTGTCAGGCGAGGCCCGACGGACTACTGGCTCTCCTCGGCCCCCGTGGGAGCCGGGTCGTCATCGAGGCTGCCCTCGGTGCCGTCCGCCTCGTCCACGCCGGAGCCACCCGTGCCCTCGCTGGAGCTGGAGTCACGCGGCTCGGAGCCCCCCGGCTCCTCCATGACGTCCCACTTCTCGCCATCCGGCGTCGTCACCTGGGTGTCCGTGCCGGAGCCACCCGTGGCCTCGTTGTCGTAGATGGTCGGCGCCCCGCCCCGGTCGCGGCGCTCGTTGTCCACGACGTCCGCGGCCTCACCCGGGCTCTCGTTGGCGTCACGCGCATCCTCGCGCTCCTGGCGCTCCTGCTCGGCCGCGTCCACCGAGCCCGAGCCGCCCGTGGCGCTCGGGATGTTGGAGCCCGACGGGTTGTCCGCCCGCGTGCTCGCCGAGTGGCTGGAACAACCCCAGAACGACAACGCGGCGACGGCCGCCATCAGTGGAAGCTTCATGGAAGTCTCCTTGGGAAGGGATGGTTCCCTGAAAGCTGGAGACTGTTCCGGAGAGGACAACCCGGGGCTCGGGCCCGCGGCGGCCGGCCCGCCCTGGAGCAGGCGACCGGCCAGGCGCTCACTCCTGACGGAGCGCGATGATGGGGTCCACCCGCGTGGCGCGACGCGCGGGCACATAGCTGGCCAGCAGCGCCACGACGAGCAGCAGCGCCGCCACCGCGCCATACGTCAGCGGGTCCCACGGCGCGACGCCGTACACCAGGCCCTCCAGCCACCGGCTGACGACCAGCGCCAGCACGAGCCCCACGCCGAGCCCCACCAGCGTCAGCCGCAGGTACTGGCCCAGCACCAGCTTCAGGAGCTCCGCGCCGCGCGCGCCCAACGCCATGCGGATGCCGAACTCCCGGGTGCGGTGGCTCACCGCGTGGGCGATGACCCCCGACAGGCCCACCGCCGCGAGCACCAGCGCCAGCAACGCGAAGCTCGTGGTCACCAGCATGTAGAAGCGCGGCCGGGACAGCGCCTCGCCCATCAGGTCCTCGAGGGTGCGCACGCTGCCCAGCGGCAGGCCCGCGTCCAGGGCGCGCACCTCGTCTCGCACCTGGCCCATCAGCGTGAGCGGCGCGTCCTTCGTGCGCACCACCACCGTCATCTTCCCGTACAGCGCCTGGGAGAACGGCACGTACACCTGGGGGAAGGAGGCCTTCTCCAGCCCGTCGTTGCGCGTGTCTCCCACCACGCCCACCACCTGACCGCCGAGGCGGCCCAGGCCGAAGTTGATGCCCATCTCCACCGTGCGCCCCAGCGGACTCTCCCCGGGCCAGTAGCGCCGCGCGGCCTCCTCGCTGACCAGCACCCCGCGCACGCCCTCGCCCGCGCCATCCGCGGACGTCAGCCACCGGCCCGACACCAGCCGCAGACCGAGCGCCTCCGCGTAGCCCGGGGTGATGACGCCCACCTGCACACCCCAGCCCTGTCCCGGCCCGGGCTCCGGCAGCGCCGGGTCCCACATCCCCGTCACCATGTAGCGACCATCCAGCGGCACACCCAGCGCGGCGCCCGCGGCCTGCACTCCCGGCAGCGCGCGCAGCCGCTCCAGCAGCTCGTCGTAGAAGCGCTGGTTCCGCGCCGAGGCCCAGCCATAGGCGCTCTCCGGCAAGTCCAGCTCGAAGCTCAGCACCCCGTCCGGACGGAAGCCCGGGTCCACGTCGGAGAGGCGATGGAAGCCCTTGAGCAAGAGCCCACCGCACACGAGCAGCACCACCGCCAGCGCCGTCTCGCCGACGATGAGCAGGTGACGCGCGCGCGCACCACCCCGCGTGCCCCCCTTGGCGCCCACCTCGCGCAAGCTCACCGCGGGGCTCTCACGTGACGCCTGCAGCGCGGGCAACAGGCCGAACAGCAGCGCGGTGACGAGCCCCAGGCCGCACGTGAAGGCGACGACGCGCGCGTCGATGGCCACCTCCGCGAGCCCTGGGATGTCTTGGGGGGCCAGGCCCACGAGGACATCCAGGAGCCACCCGGCCAGGAGCACCCCGAGCCCCGCGCCCAGCGCCGCCAGCACCGCGCTCTCCACCAGGAGCTGACGCAGGATGCGGCCCCGGCTGGCGCCCAGCGCCATGCGCACGGACAGCTCCCCCCGGCGACTCACCGCGCGGGCGAGCAGCAGGTTGGCGAGGTTGGCGCAGGCGATGAGCAGCACCAGCCCCACCGCCCCCAGGAGGAACAGGAGCGCGGGGCGGACATTGCCCAACAGCGCCTCGCGCAGGGGCACCAGCGTGGCGCGGTATCCACCGTTCGAATCCGGGTAGGCCACCGCGAGCGCCTGGGCCACCGCGGCCACGTCCTCGCGAGCCGACGCCAGGGTGACGCCCGGCTTGAGCCGCGCGTAGACGCGCAGGCTGTGGGTGGAGCGCATCTTGGCACCGGTGAGCGACTCATCCCAGACGAAGGGCACCCAGAGCTGCGTCTCCAGCGGGAAGCCGAAGCCCTCGCTCGCCACGCCCACCACCGTGTGCCGCTCCCCGCCCAACCAGAGCGAGCGACCCAGCACGCCCGGGTCCGCGTTGAAGCGGCGCTTCCACAGCGAATGGCCGAGCACCACCACGCGCTCCTGCCCCGGCTGCTCGTCCTCGGGACGGAAGCCGCGGCCCAGCGCCACCCGCGCGCCCAGCACGTCGAAGAAGTCCGCCGTGCTGGTCGTGCCTCGCAGCCGCTCCGGCGCCACGCCGTCACTGGCCAGGCTCTGCTCGCCGCTGCGCAGCGCCGTCATCCCCGAGAAGGAGCGGGTGCGCTCGCGGAAGTCCACCAGGTCCGGCCCGGAGGTAGGCGAGTCACCGGGCGAGCCGTCCGAGTGATACAGGCGCACGAGCCGCTCCGACTCCGCCATGGGCAACGGCCTCAGCAGCACCGCGTCCACCACGCTGAAGATGGCGCTGTTGGCGCCGATGCCGAGCGCCAGCGTCAACACCGCCACCAGCGTGAACCCCGGTGCGCCGCGCAACCTGCGCAGCGCGAGGCGGAACTCCTGGACCAGGCCCGTCATGCCACTCTCCGAAGCTGAATCAGCGACTCGCCGCTTCCCGACAGCAAGGCAGGTGCCACCGGCCTTCCACGGGGAGACACCACCCGGGGCACGCCTCCGCCTTCCCACATCCGGGGGCAGGGTGCCCGAAAATGGGATGTGCTGATACGCCCGCTCGCTGGTGGAATCGGGTGACAACGGCGCGGGCCAGGACGGCCTCATCGGCAACGGGTTCCGCTGCTGAACAGACCCAGCCGGCCCACGAGCCCTGCAATCCTTGCATACCTAGCTTGACGCCGCTTCACCTCCCACAGGAGTGGCTCTCATGCGATTGGCGGCATTCGTTCCAAGCAGGAAGGCTCGGGGTCTGTTGATGGCGGTGGTGTTCGCGGGCTGCGCGGACGGAGGCGTCGTGTCACCGTCGGGTGACGCGGCTTCGTCGTCACAGGCACTCACCGCGTTGCCGCCCCGCGTGGGCCTGACGTTGCAGGCCATCCGGGACGCGGGGTCGAACCTTCCGTACTGCGGCCTCTACAAGGACTACCTGACGCCACACGTGCTCCAGGCGTACTACTCGAACCAGGGGTTCGACGGGTGTGTCGTTGCCTGGATTGGGGACACGGGTGAGACGCTGGAGGTGAACACGAACTACGCGGAGGATGTCTATCGCGTGTATGTGAAGCGCTCGGGGCCGGTGCTCAACAACACGGTGTACCGCAAGCTCGGGGACGGCGTGGGTCCGGTGGACCTGCGGCTGGGCGGGCCGCCGGGGAGCGCGGTGAACACCTTCACGCTGGCGCTGGACGAGCGGGGCTTCCCCACGGTCGCGTGGCTGAAGAAGACGTCGCCCCACTTCAGCAACGTCGAGCTGCGTGCGTCGCGCTGGGATGGACAGGCGTGGCACCCGCTGGGTGGGGTGCTCAACGTGAACGACGCGCCCGACTCCGTCGCGTCGCAGCCCGTGTTGAGCTGGGATGTGCAGGAGCGCCCCGTGCTGCGCTGGGTGGAGACCCAGGGCGGCTCCACGCTGAATGTCACCCGGACGTGGAACGGGACCACCTGGGAGTAGGTCCGCGTCCGTCAGGGATGGTTGCCTCCCGAGAAGCACCGAAGGGCCATCCGAGGCGCATTCACTGTTTGTTCAAGCTCCATGGTGCCCGCAGCCTGCCGCGAGCATCAAGGAGCCAAACGCGACCAACCACTTCATGCGGTTCATCATGGCGCTACCTCCAGGGGGATGAAGACGGTCAGAGGTCCTCAGGCCGGTCCGACATCACGCCGGCCAACGACTCACGACGCATGCGGGAGAACGCCAAGTCACCTGCGTTGGACCCGGGTACGGGGAGGGGTGCGCTCTCCCCGACACTCCCCCCGTGACGTCTGTCAATTGAGCCTCCGCGCGAACTCCCCACGCAGCGTGAGCGGCACCGCGCCCGTATCGTCCTCGCAGATTGTTCCGGGACACGCCCCTCGTGGCGTGTC
Coding sequences within it:
- a CDS encoding ABC transporter permease translates to MTGLVQEFRLALRRLRGAPGFTLVAVLTLALGIGANSAIFSVVDAVLLRPLPMAESERLVRLYHSDGSPGDSPTSGPDLVDFRERTRSFSGMTALRSGEQSLASDGVAPERLRGTTSTADFFDVLGARVALGRGFRPEDEQPGQERVVVLGHSLWKRRFNADPGVLGRSLWLGGERHTVVGVASEGFGFPLETQLWVPFVWDESLTGAKMRSTHSLRVYARLKPGVTLASAREDVAAVAQALAVAYPDSNGGYRATLVPLREALLGNVRPALLFLLGAVGLVLLIACANLANLLLARAVSRRGELSVRMALGASRGRILRQLLVESAVLAALGAGLGVLLAGWLLDVLVGLAPQDIPGLAEVAIDARVVAFTCGLGLVTALLFGLLPALQASRESPAVSLREVGAKGGTRGGARARHLLIVGETALAVVLLVCGGLLLKGFHRLSDVDPGFRPDGVLSFELDLPESAYGWASARNQRFYDELLERLRALPGVQAAGAALGVPLDGRYMVTGMWDPALPEPGPGQGWGVQVGVITPGYAEALGLRLVSGRWLTSADGAGEGVRGVLVSEEAARRYWPGESPLGRTVEMGINFGLGRLGGQVVGVVGDTRNDGLEKASFPQVYVPFSQALYGKMTVVVRTKDAPLTLMGQVRDEVRALDAGLPLGSVRTLEDLMGEALSRPRFYMLVTTSFALLALVLAAVGLSGVIAHAVSHRTREFGIRMALGARGAELLKLVLGQYLRLTLVGLGVGLVLALVVSRWLEGLVYGVAPWDPLTYGAVAALLLVVALLASYVPARRATRVDPIIALRQE
- a CDS encoding aromatic-ring hydroxylase C-terminal domain-containing protein, yielding MDVAFPDAPIPAPPLPGWTGRRLPDWTLRLAGGGQRSLYSGLHDGHWLWLHAKQTAAPPSDWEPAPGWRPRVNVLALETSTDTGPLKGVDGLLVRPDGHVAWAWTASA
- a CDS encoding carbonic anhydrase, with the protein product MPSYEQIFENNRRWSAAKTKDDPRYFERLSAEQNPEYLYIGCSDSRVPANEIMGVEPGDVFVHRNVANLINNVDLNVMSVINYAVRQLSVKRIIVCGHYGCGGVRAAMQPRDLGILNPWLRNVRDVYRLHKAELDALEDGEARYARLVELNVTEQCISVIKTAAVQRSYVETGFPTVHGWVFDMRTGLLRDLELDFPQLLRGVQEVYNLTDKDSIF
- a CDS encoding glucosyltransferase domain-containing protein; translated protein: MSTFRGSPLRTRFTTGFFRAWGTAALLFLLPWVVYGSTVSLRYGLRDDYAILREAREEPGKILRVCGAMGRPLYGWMLERTTRAAEDLEGLRGLRALAILGLGLLAVALYLLLRAEGWKQVPAALLAAFIPLIPSAQVVANWSICWPQAVALLASTGAFALTRQAIGVDGAWRGGVRGRLLLVGGALTLAASTLIYQASGPFYAVLLAAVLVTRRHEDARAPTRWLLRHVSVLGVGLGLAYVVTRLSFAVGMFTPSPRMALERHLLDKAAWFVTQVLPNALALTAIDDTDAAPAWGYWPMVGVTLGVLLLTLVVEGRRAGRTGVATWLLALVGLSGVAYCASLLAGERWPTYRTLFALAGVWSAFFFAGVVKLGEQWPRHGPRVAGAVLALLVAVSALLAHQQSLELFAWPQLRELELMRQGAAALAPARTPRVFVLTARQTDSSAPLRYLDEFGSVSVDTEWVAKELFALAVRERFPDVRVDYRFDAGPVLPQARAYDILVDMRQLRTATSRPIQLAR